From a single Candidatus Delongbacteria bacterium genomic region:
- a CDS encoding glycoside hydrolase family 16 protein: protein MSVRLICTGLTLLLALSCSREHSPVGDDGEREYQLVWADEFDGPADQLPDPANWTYDIGNGSWGWGNNQLEYDTNDPANVSLDGEGNLRLTARQQAFQSFDYTSARILTRGLYEPMHGRIEARILLPVGQGIWPAFWMLGSNISSVGWPQCGEIDIMEYRGQQPSVILGTLHGPGYSGGQGISQHRSISPAGFHEDFHVFGVEWDSGGIRWTLDGELYHRVNRDQVPGPWVFDQPFQIILNVAVGGNFIGPPNATTEFPQTMTVDWVRVYQER from the coding sequence ATGTCCGTTCGCCTGATCTGCACCGGCCTGACGCTGCTGCTGGCTCTTTCCTGCAGCCGCGAACACAGCCCCGTCGGTGACGATGGGGAGCGGGAGTACCAGCTGGTCTGGGCGGATGAATTCGACGGCCCCGCGGATCAGCTGCCGGACCCGGCCAACTGGACCTATGACATCGGCAACGGCAGCTGGGGCTGGGGCAACAACCAGCTGGAGTACGACACCAACGATCCGGCCAATGTCTCACTGGACGGAGAGGGCAACCTGCGCCTGACCGCCCGCCAGCAGGCATTCCAGAGCTTCGACTACACCTCGGCACGCATCCTGACGCGCGGCCTGTACGAACCCATGCATGGCCGCATCGAAGCCCGGATCCTGCTGCCGGTGGGCCAGGGCATCTGGCCCGCCTTCTGGATGCTGGGCAGCAACATCTCCTCGGTGGGATGGCCGCAGTGCGGCGAGATCGACATCATGGAGTACCGCGGACAGCAACCCTCCGTGATCCTTGGCACGCTGCACGGGCCGGGGTATTCGGGCGGCCAGGGAATCAGCCAGCATCGCAGCATCAGCCCGGCGGGATTCCACGAAGACTTCCATGTCTTCGGCGTCGAGTGGGACAGCGGCGGGATCCGCTGGACCCTGGACGGTGAGCTCTACCACCGGGTCAACCGGGACCAGGTGCCCGGGCCCTGGGTCTTCGACCAACCTTTCCAGATCATTCTGAACGTCGCCGTGGGAGGCAACTTCATCGGCCCCCCCAACGCCACCACCGAGTTCCCGCAGACCATGACGGTCGACTGGGTACGAGTCTACCAGGAGCGCTGA
- a CDS encoding glycosidase, producing MLFPYSIRTGGLLALACLLLSAHTILAGSDVRMVKDADGMRLVVDGEDFLVKGVNWSYVPIGQNYSYSLWNQPEPFIREALDEEMPLLKAMGVNTIRQYVGIPPRWIEYIYREYGIHTVLNHALGRYGMTIDGVWTSPTDYGDPRTREVILAEIREMIETYQGTPGLLIWLLGNENNYGLYWSSAETEDLPEEELHHQRAVEMYSLFEEAIGLIKQRDTRTPVSMANGDLQYLDIIVQQVPSLDIYGTNMYRGISFGDAFSRVMEEAGWPILFTEFGCDAFHAVDVREDQYHQAAYLLGQWQEIYQNTQGKGLAGNSLGGLTFQWSDGWWKYLQEENLDVHDINASWANGGYPYDLAPGENNMNEEWWGVCAKGPTLASGHFQLYPRAAYYALQEVNRLDPYAGSSDRATIDRHFAGISPMAMLSRARGDKADLAAEDTRRFRVSGLRMKLETISTGGKRIQTPSSPDEDYTSYPRFRGFDRLESFFVDFEAQPAGNMTGQLSLNILGNVPENPIDETFYENRERPVKVLGQNGWETISGTERVSVYRASVSWKHRDFDLEGFYRGQHYHWGYEGDFFGLYREANYGPNIDMYNGNAPIGMELTARRSLKGLVIAMGPELWWGANPTILAKYRRELGSFGPFRDLSAAVVVQKDLADQKNVVSSSALPTPQTRKATLHLQSSIRDFGLELGAIWAGQEKVGRTFTYVDDSGQPTLDEIRPLDTFGGKFKLTWGKGRVLWYAQGALMGLVADGGPTAVQTYTGWLLKDSGMGNQVNALTGLTWSLGNLQVAPNVLWQKPIEGPNPSPWLRNVVVANDPFAVGANRETVAAELLLSWDPTPATWMYAWNNDMVEDARLAWNLGLVVRRHETGTDAGQYFAEDGETIYAYDASTPARDLWEIHSRIVAKRTPGHGVIANLYAGLGEANGDFAGEASIDREIRRWGGDARLIWNSVKTVLSARVNDWGPYDYHRDFNYTYPLQLGADLSTSLGQPQWWDEMQSRLGVRVLWRSLDRHSNRYCPAMVLENNELVCDPDAPGHRDGREWEIRTYLHLGI from the coding sequence ATGCTGTTCCCGTACTCCATCCGCACAGGCGGGTTGCTTGCACTGGCATGCCTGCTGCTGTCCGCTCACACGATCCTGGCCGGTTCCGATGTCCGGATGGTCAAGGATGCCGACGGCATGCGCCTTGTCGTCGATGGCGAAGACTTTCTGGTCAAGGGAGTGAACTGGTCCTATGTGCCCATCGGGCAGAACTACAGCTACAGTCTGTGGAACCAGCCGGAGCCGTTCATCCGCGAGGCCCTGGACGAGGAAATGCCTCTGCTGAAGGCGATGGGAGTCAACACGATCCGCCAGTATGTCGGAATCCCGCCCCGCTGGATCGAGTACATCTACCGCGAGTACGGCATCCACACGGTGCTGAATCACGCCCTGGGCCGCTATGGCATGACCATCGACGGGGTCTGGACCAGCCCCACCGACTACGGGGATCCTCGGACGCGCGAGGTGATCCTGGCCGAGATCCGTGAGATGATCGAAACCTATCAGGGCACACCCGGCCTGCTGATCTGGCTGCTGGGCAACGAGAACAACTATGGCCTCTACTGGAGTTCGGCGGAGACCGAGGACCTGCCCGAGGAGGAGCTGCATCACCAGCGCGCCGTGGAGATGTACTCCCTGTTCGAGGAGGCCATCGGCCTGATCAAGCAGCGGGACACCCGCACACCCGTGTCCATGGCCAACGGGGATCTGCAGTATCTGGACATCATCGTGCAGCAGGTACCCAGTCTGGACATCTACGGCACGAACATGTATCGCGGCATCTCCTTCGGGGATGCCTTCTCCCGGGTGATGGAGGAGGCGGGCTGGCCGATTCTGTTCACCGAGTTCGGCTGCGACGCCTTTCATGCGGTGGACGTGCGGGAGGACCAGTACCACCAGGCGGCCTATCTGCTGGGCCAGTGGCAGGAGATTTACCAGAACACACAGGGCAAGGGACTGGCCGGCAACTCTCTGGGCGGTCTGACCTTCCAGTGGAGCGATGGCTGGTGGAAGTACCTGCAGGAAGAGAACCTGGACGTCCACGACATCAATGCCTCCTGGGCCAACGGAGGCTACCCTTACGATCTGGCACCCGGCGAGAACAACATGAACGAGGAATGGTGGGGCGTGTGCGCCAAGGGGCCGACTCTGGCCAGTGGCCATTTCCAGCTCTATCCGCGGGCCGCCTACTATGCCCTGCAGGAGGTCAATCGGCTGGATCCCTATGCCGGAAGCAGTGATCGTGCCACCATCGACCGTCACTTCGCCGGCATCTCGCCGATGGCCATGCTCTCGCGCGCCCGCGGAGACAAGGCCGATCTGGCGGCGGAGGACACGCGACGCTTCCGGGTCAGCGGTCTGCGCATGAAGCTGGAAACCATCAGCACGGGGGGCAAGCGCATCCAGACCCCGTCCAGCCCCGACGAGGATTACACCAGCTATCCCCGCTTCCGGGGCTTCGACCGTCTGGAGTCCTTCTTTGTGGACTTCGAGGCCCAGCCCGCGGGCAACATGACCGGCCAGCTCTCGCTGAACATCCTGGGCAATGTGCCGGAGAACCCGATTGACGAGACCTTCTACGAGAACCGGGAACGCCCGGTGAAGGTGCTGGGCCAGAACGGCTGGGAGACGATCAGCGGCACCGAGCGTGTCAGCGTCTACCGGGCCAGTGTGTCCTGGAAGCACCGCGATTTCGATCTGGAAGGCTTCTACCGCGGGCAGCATTATCACTGGGGTTACGAGGGCGACTTCTTCGGGCTGTATCGCGAGGCCAACTATGGCCCCAACATCGACATGTACAACGGCAACGCTCCCATCGGCATGGAACTGACCGCGCGCAGGAGTCTCAAGGGTCTGGTGATCGCCATGGGGCCCGAACTGTGGTGGGGCGCCAACCCGACCATTCTGGCCAAGTACCGGCGCGAACTGGGATCCTTCGGGCCCTTCCGTGATCTGTCCGCGGCCGTGGTCGTGCAGAAGGACCTGGCCGATCAGAAGAATGTGGTCTCATCCAGTGCCCTGCCCACTCCCCAGACCCGCAAGGCCACCCTGCACCTGCAGTCATCGATCAGGGATTTCGGCCTCGAGCTGGGCGCGATCTGGGCGGGCCAGGAGAAGGTCGGCCGGACATTCACCTATGTGGACGACAGTGGCCAGCCCACCCTGGACGAGATCCGGCCGCTGGACACCTTCGGTGGCAAGTTCAAGCTCACCTGGGGCAAGGGGCGCGTCCTCTGGTACGCCCAGGGAGCGCTGATGGGACTGGTCGCCGATGGCGGTCCCACCGCGGTGCAGACCTATACCGGCTGGCTGCTCAAGGACAGCGGGATGGGCAACCAGGTCAATGCGCTGACGGGCCTGACCTGGTCGCTGGGCAATCTGCAGGTCGCCCCCAATGTGCTCTGGCAGAAGCCGATCGAGGGGCCCAACCCGTCCCCCTGGCTGCGCAATGTGGTGGTGGCCAACGATCCCTTCGCCGTGGGCGCCAACCGTGAGACAGTGGCCGCCGAGCTGCTGCTGAGCTGGGATCCGACACCCGCGACCTGGATGTACGCCTGGAACAATGACATGGTCGAGGACGCACGCCTGGCCTGGAATCTGGGTCTGGTGGTACGACGTCACGAGACGGGCACCGATGCCGGCCAGTATTTCGCCGAGGACGGTGAGACGATCTATGCCTACGATGCCTCGACTCCGGCCCGCGACCTCTGGGAGATCCATTCCCGCATCGTGGCCAAGCGGACGCCCGGACATGGTGTGATCGCCAATCTCTACGCGGGCCTCGGCGAGGCCAACGGCGACTTCGCCGGTGAGGCGAGCATCGACCGCGAGATCAGGCGCTGGGGTGGTGATGCGCGCCTGATCTGGAACAGCGTCAAGACGGTGTTGAGTGCCAGGGTCAATGATTGGGGCCCCTACGATTATCACCGGGATTTCAACTATACCTATCCCCTGCAGCTGGGCGCCGATCTCTCGACCAGTCTGGGCCAGCCGCAGTGGTGGGACGAGATGCAATCCCGGCTCGGGGTGCGCGTGCTCTGGCGCTCGCTGGACAGGCATTCCAACCGCTACTGCCCGGCCATGGTGCTGGAGAACAACGAGCTGGTCTGCGACCCGGACGCTCCGGGCCATCGCGACGGACGCGAGTGGGAGATTCGCACCTATCTGCACCTGGGCATCTAG
- a CDS encoding DUF1330 domain-containing protein — protein sequence MSKHTTSHHLEPTQDAGRELFSRGISGPVVMLNLLRFREVADYSAYPDMAPEQAISGEEAYRRYMRETLPCLEQSGGEVLFFGRGGPFFIGPVEERWDAVLLVKQASLQSFLAFASNPDYLPVLAHRVAALEDSRLLPLEQENA from the coding sequence ATGAGTAAGCACACCACATCCCATCATCTCGAGCCCACCCAGGACGCCGGGCGTGAGCTATTCAGCCGGGGGATCAGCGGTCCCGTGGTGATGCTGAATCTGCTCCGCTTCCGGGAAGTCGCCGATTACTCGGCATATCCCGACATGGCCCCGGAGCAGGCGATCAGTGGGGAAGAAGCCTATCGTCGTTACATGCGTGAAACATTGCCCTGTCTGGAGCAGTCCGGTGGCGAGGTGCTTTTCTTCGGCCGTGGTGGACCTTTTTTCATTGGCCCGGTGGAAGAACGCTGGGATGCGGTGCTTCTTGTGAAACAGGCCAGTCTGCAATCCTTCCTGGCCTTCGCCTCAAACCCTGACTATTTGCCCGTTCTTGCGCATCGGGTGGCCGCACTGGAGGATTCAAGGCTGCTTCCTCTGGAGCAGGAGAACGCCTGA
- a CDS encoding glycoside hydrolase family 16 protein, protein MYKALLNVLALVVLVSRLNAQPGPAERTWVLVWQDEFDGPAGQLPDPSSWGYDIGTDWGNGQLEWTTDRAENVSLDGNGNLRLTARQENWQGCQYTSARIVTRGLFEPVHGRVEARMQLPVGQGLWPAFWLLGADITEVGWPQCGEIDIMEYRGQQPSINWGTVHGPGYSGGGGFSQIFDLGDAGFHQGFHTFRVDWSPGAIEWRVDDILYHTVSPQDVPGQWVFDHPFYIILNIAVGGTFVGAPDECTRFPQTLLVDWVRVYQDDGTR, encoded by the coding sequence ATGTACAAGGCCCTCCTCAATGTGCTGGCGCTCGTGGTACTTGTGTCACGACTGAACGCCCAGCCCGGACCGGCGGAGCGGACCTGGGTGCTTGTCTGGCAGGATGAGTTCGACGGGCCGGCAGGTCAACTGCCCGATCCCTCTTCCTGGGGGTACGACATCGGAACCGACTGGGGCAATGGCCAGCTCGAGTGGACCACGGACCGCGCCGAGAATGTCTCGCTGGATGGCAACGGCAACCTGCGGCTCACGGCCAGGCAGGAGAATTGGCAGGGCTGCCAGTACACCTCGGCGCGCATCGTGACCCGAGGTCTCTTCGAACCCGTGCACGGACGCGTCGAAGCGCGCATGCAGCTTCCCGTGGGGCAGGGCCTCTGGCCCGCCTTCTGGTTGCTGGGTGCCGACATCACCGAGGTCGGCTGGCCCCAATGTGGCGAGATCGACATCATGGAGTACCGTGGACAGCAGCCCTCGATCAACTGGGGCACCGTGCACGGTCCGGGCTACTCGGGGGGCGGCGGGTTCAGCCAGATCTTCGATCTGGGCGACGCGGGCTTTCACCAGGGCTTTCACACCTTCCGCGTGGACTGGAGTCCCGGGGCCATCGAGTGGCGCGTGGATGACATCCTGTATCACACCGTCAGCCCGCAGGATGTCCCGGGGCAGTGGGTGTTCGACCATCCCTTCTACATCATCCTCAACATCGCGGTGGGCGGCACCTTCGTCGGTGCCCCCGACGAGTGCACACGCTTTCCCCAGACCCTGCTCGTCGACTGGGTCCGGGTCTACCAGGACGACGGGACCCGCTGA
- a CDS encoding ROK family transcriptional regulator, which produces MDEQKLGPLDRAGAVTIEIKRNQPLSDGILNLIWHEQVISRADIARQTGLAKSTVSENISFLLKSGLVQESGIGVSGGGRQPILLSFQDEACCVLGVEIGARHVAVTLTDLRGKVLVWSERSFPARTDPDGTRRLVLELCADCVRNRPSARTQLVGIGVAVPSPVNPESPQRLSEIVMPAWQGRLGLEELTREYDVPLFVDNDANLGALAEFWWGAGRGNRDFIYIKSATGIGAGYILDGRIYKGGSGFAGEIGHLSIDPEGLDCICGLKGCLVTRVGLDAVLARARELLAHDRESTLNGSEVSVDALAAAAHNGDRLARQVIEETADSFSVAIAGLLNALNPRAVIIGGSLASLGVLLLEPLGQAIRNRMNISTNQLTEIKVSELGTRSVAIGAATQVIKEALANPRLFPTLNKAEA; this is translated from the coding sequence ATGGACGAGCAGAAGCTCGGTCCGCTTGACAGGGCAGGAGCCGTGACCATCGAGATCAAGCGCAATCAGCCGCTCTCGGACGGAATCCTCAATCTGATCTGGCATGAACAGGTCATCTCACGGGCCGACATCGCCCGGCAGACCGGTCTGGCCAAGTCGACGGTGTCCGAGAACATCAGTTTTCTGCTGAAATCCGGGCTGGTGCAGGAAAGCGGCATCGGCGTCTCCGGCGGCGGTCGGCAACCGATCCTGCTCAGTTTCCAGGACGAGGCCTGCTGCGTGCTGGGTGTGGAAATCGGTGCGCGTCATGTGGCCGTCACCCTGACCGATCTGCGGGGCAAGGTGCTGGTCTGGTCCGAGCGCAGTTTTCCGGCGCGCACGGATCCCGATGGCACACGGCGTCTTGTGCTCGAGCTGTGTGCCGACTGTGTGCGCAACCGGCCTTCCGCGCGGACCCAGCTGGTGGGCATCGGCGTGGCCGTGCCCAGTCCCGTGAATCCCGAGAGTCCCCAGCGTCTCTCGGAGATCGTCATGCCGGCCTGGCAGGGCCGGCTGGGGCTGGAAGAGCTGACCCGCGAATACGATGTGCCGCTCTTCGTGGACAACGACGCCAATCTGGGTGCGCTGGCCGAGTTCTGGTGGGGCGCCGGCCGCGGGAATCGCGACTTCATCTACATCAAGTCGGCCACGGGCATCGGCGCAGGTTACATTCTGGATGGCCGGATCTACAAAGGGGGATCGGGCTTCGCGGGCGAGATCGGCCATCTCTCCATCGATCCGGAAGGACTGGACTGCATCTGTGGCCTGAAGGGCTGCCTTGTGACACGCGTCGGTCTGGATGCGGTCCTCGCCCGGGCGCGGGAACTTCTGGCCCACGATCGCGAGAGCACGCTCAACGGAAGCGAGGTGAGCGTGGACGCACTGGCCGCGGCCGCCCACAATGGTGACCGGCTGGCCCGGCAGGTGATCGAGGAGACCGCCGACTCCTTCTCGGTGGCCATCGCCGGCCTGCTGAACGCTCTCAATCCCCGGGCGGTGATCATCGGCGGCAGTCTGGCCAGTCTGGGAGTCCTGCTGCTCGAGCCCTTGGGTCAGGCGATCCGCAACCGGATGAACATCAGCACCAACCAGCTCACGGAAATCAAGGTCAGCGAACTGGGGACACGCTCGGTGGCCATCGGTGCCGCCACCCAGGTGATCAAGGAAGCCCTGGCCAACCCGCGACTCTTTCCCACCCTCAACAAGGCCGAGGCCTGA
- a CDS encoding MFS transporter — protein sequence MSTEHVQDANTGVTHYQTAPEDRIPMGQRLAYGAGAFVNNLLAAASGGMMIVLNLGLGMNPALVGLLGAIPRLTDAFTDPLMGYISDNTRTRWGRRRPFIFTGVFVAAILFALLWQLPAGHSELFYFWWFLIGSILFYAGYTWWVTPWVALGYELTPDYHERTRLMGTQNFIGQLAYVVSPWFLWIMNSGTFFRNEAGEPDQVAGAAGLAIVIALVTIALGVLPAIFLRERLQNLSDASLVKGLKANLVEFFKGFAITLKSGPFLKLCAATFLVFNGFILISAFASYVIIYYVSGGDQELGARYVGWAGTLGAVCTFAVVVLVTWLATRIGKRRAFFAAIGISIIGYGLKWVCYNPAHPWLVLVPTPLMAFGLGGLFTLVPSMVADVVDLDELATHERREGMYGSIFWWTVKLGLAAALAGSGYLLNATGFDVGLGGNQSERAIFLMRVFDTAIPMVASALAIWAIMRFPITEERAHEVRMELERRRGKGVAS from the coding sequence ATGAGCACCGAGCACGTTCAGGACGCCAACACGGGCGTGACACACTACCAGACCGCCCCCGAGGACCGGATTCCCATGGGGCAACGGCTCGCCTACGGGGCGGGCGCATTCGTCAACAACCTGCTGGCCGCCGCCAGCGGGGGCATGATGATCGTGCTCAATCTGGGCCTGGGCATGAATCCGGCGCTGGTCGGGCTGCTGGGCGCGATCCCAAGGCTCACCGACGCGTTCACCGATCCCCTGATGGGATACATCTCCGACAACACGCGGACTCGCTGGGGCCGTCGCCGCCCCTTCATCTTCACCGGAGTCTTCGTCGCGGCGATCCTCTTCGCCCTGCTCTGGCAACTGCCCGCTGGACACAGCGAGCTCTTCTACTTCTGGTGGTTCCTGATCGGCTCGATCCTGTTCTATGCCGGCTACACCTGGTGGGTCACGCCATGGGTCGCGCTGGGCTACGAACTGACGCCCGACTACCATGAGCGCACCCGGCTGATGGGCACGCAGAATTTCATCGGCCAGCTGGCCTACGTGGTCTCGCCCTGGTTCCTCTGGATCATGAACTCGGGCACCTTCTTCCGCAACGAGGCCGGTGAACCGGACCAGGTGGCCGGCGCGGCCGGGCTGGCCATCGTGATCGCCCTGGTGACCATTGCCCTGGGAGTGCTGCCGGCGATCTTCCTGCGCGAGCGCCTGCAGAACCTCAGTGACGCCAGTCTGGTCAAGGGTCTGAAGGCCAATCTGGTCGAGTTTTTCAAGGGCTTCGCGATCACCCTGAAGTCGGGCCCCTTTCTCAAGCTCTGTGCCGCGACCTTCCTGGTGTTCAACGGCTTCATTCTGATTTCCGCTTTCGCCTCCTACGTGATCATCTACTATGTGAGCGGCGGAGACCAGGAACTGGGCGCGCGCTACGTCGGCTGGGCCGGGACTCTGGGCGCCGTGTGCACCTTCGCCGTGGTGGTGCTGGTCACCTGGCTGGCCACCCGGATCGGCAAGCGCCGGGCCTTCTTCGCCGCCATCGGCATCTCGATCATCGGTTACGGTCTGAAATGGGTGTGCTACAATCCGGCCCATCCCTGGCTGGTGCTCGTCCCCACACCCCTGATGGCCTTCGGGCTGGGCGGACTCTTCACCCTGGTGCCCTCGATGGTGGCCGATGTGGTCGACCTGGACGAGCTGGCGACCCACGAGCGCCGCGAAGGCATGTACGGCTCGATTTTCTGGTGGACGGTCAAGCTGGGTCTGGCGGCGGCGCTGGCCGGCAGCGGCTATCTGCTGAACGCCACGGGCTTCGATGTGGGACTGGGTGGCAATCAGAGCGAACGGGCGATCTTCCTGATGCGCGTCTTCGATACCGCGATTCCAATGGTGGCCTCGGCGCTGGCCATCTGGGCCATCATGCGCTTTCCGATCACGGAGGAGCGGGCGCACGAGGTGCGCATGGAACTGGAACGGCGTCGTGGCAAGGGAGTGGCCAGCTGA
- a CDS encoding SUMF1/EgtB/PvdO family nonheme iron enzyme, with protein sequence MHGTSRISDPSSEINSVIGIHHGSYRLPTQAEWERAARYDVGRTLPWGEVEVSSERANHLGSGWSMPVGSYPGGRSELGIDDMAGNVWEWKGDQFWWLIFAR encoded by the coding sequence GTGCATGGAACCAGCCGGATATCCGATCCTTCGAGCGAGATCAACAGCGTGATCGGTATCCATCACGGCAGCTACCGTCTGCCCACCCAAGCCGAATGGGAGCGCGCCGCCCGCTATGATGTTGGCAGAACCTTGCCCTGGGGTGAGGTCGAGGTGTCGTCCGAACGGGCGAACCATCTGGGCAGTGGGTGGTCCATGCCCGTGGGCAGCTACCCCGGCGGACGCAGCGAGCTGGGAATCGATGACATGGCCGGCAATGTCTGGGAGTGGAAGGGCGACCAATTCTGGTGGCTCATCTTCGCACGCTGA
- a CDS encoding glycoside hydrolase family 3 C-terminal domain-containing protein produces the protein MSTQTQAAGALSDRVTALLARMTRAEKIGQLVLVNGSEGTLPDSLRDEVLAGRVGGVLNEVDPDTVQRLQRLAREQSRLGIPLLIGRDVIHGFHHIAPIPLGLAATWNPALVEACSRISALEASACGVNWALAPMLDIGRDPRWGRVAESFGEDPLLVGAMGAAMVRGLQGADLTRADSLLACLKHFAGYGASEGGRDYNSTQIPEITLRQVHLPPFKACIDAGALSLMASFSELNGVPATANAFLLKQILREEWGFRGFVVSDWEAVGQLVDHGLCADTREAAREAALAGIEMEMYGRCFAEHLDALVTAGSVSEAQLDTMAGHMLEVKLRMGLLDGRPERASVSLSAAELAGPLHRAALESAVLLVNRQQALPLRSEELHTLAVIGPLADEPAEQLGTWVFDGRPELTRTPLRDLRDYAGDRFLVRHEPGLAFSRDRDDAGLEAAVTLATEADAVVLFLGEEAILSGEAHCRADIRLPGRQEELLRRVCEAGRRVILVLMAGRPLALEAVVELPDAILFAWHPGTLGGPALRELLFGEAVPSGKLPMTFPRVAGQIPIYCAHTNTGRPARPDLYTPMDQIPRGAVQHSTGNTSHYLDAGYTPLFPFGHGLSYTRFDYSDLRLEQSRLSMEQTLRFSVTLRNVGDVAAEEVVQVYVRDLVASVTRPVRELKAFRRVALEPGQSTSVRFEIPIAELAFVGRDHSWCLEPGTHRLWVGGSSTAELEASFEILP, from the coding sequence ATGAGCACGCAGACCCAGGCAGCCGGCGCCCTCTCCGACCGTGTGACGGCCCTGCTGGCCCGGATGACGCGCGCGGAGAAGATCGGCCAGCTGGTGCTGGTCAACGGCTCCGAGGGCACGCTTCCCGACAGCCTGCGCGACGAGGTGCTGGCCGGCCGGGTCGGCGGAGTTCTCAACGAGGTGGATCCGGACACCGTCCAACGGCTGCAGCGACTGGCCCGCGAGCAGAGCCGTCTCGGCATTCCCCTGCTGATCGGGCGGGACGTGATCCACGGCTTCCATCACATCGCTCCGATTCCGCTGGGGCTGGCCGCGACCTGGAATCCGGCGCTCGTCGAAGCCTGCTCGCGGATCTCGGCCCTCGAGGCCAGTGCCTGCGGTGTCAACTGGGCGCTGGCGCCCATGCTGGACATCGGGCGTGATCCACGCTGGGGGCGCGTCGCCGAGTCCTTCGGCGAGGATCCGCTGCTGGTGGGCGCGATGGGTGCCGCCATGGTGCGCGGCCTGCAGGGTGCCGACCTGACCCGGGCCGACAGCCTGCTGGCCTGTCTGAAGCACTTCGCCGGCTACGGTGCCTCCGAGGGCGGGCGTGACTACAACTCGACCCAGATTCCCGAGATCACGCTGCGGCAGGTCCATCTGCCCCCCTTCAAGGCCTGCATCGATGCGGGCGCCCTCTCGCTGATGGCCTCGTTCAGCGAGCTCAACGGAGTTCCCGCGACGGCCAATGCCTTCCTGCTGAAGCAGATCCTGCGTGAGGAATGGGGCTTCCGGGGCTTCGTGGTCAGCGACTGGGAGGCGGTCGGCCAGCTGGTCGACCACGGGCTGTGTGCCGACACGCGCGAGGCCGCTCGCGAGGCCGCCCTGGCCGGCATCGAGATGGAGATGTACGGGCGCTGCTTCGCGGAGCATCTGGATGCCCTGGTGACGGCCGGCAGTGTCTCCGAGGCGCAGCTGGACACCATGGCCGGACACATGCTGGAGGTCAAGCTGCGGATGGGGCTGCTGGACGGCCGTCCGGAGCGTGCCAGCGTGTCACTGTCCGCCGCCGAGCTGGCCGGACCGCTGCACCGGGCCGCTCTGGAAAGTGCGGTCCTGCTGGTCAATCGCCAGCAGGCCCTGCCCCTGCGCAGCGAAGAACTCCACACCCTGGCCGTGATCGGTCCCCTGGCGGACGAGCCCGCCGAGCAACTGGGCACATGGGTCTTCGACGGTCGCCCAGAGCTGACGCGCACCCCGCTCCGTGACTTGCGCGACTACGCGGGCGATCGATTCCTTGTGCGCCATGAACCCGGACTGGCCTTCAGCCGGGACCGCGACGACGCGGGATTAGAGGCCGCCGTGACACTGGCGACCGAAGCCGATGCGGTGGTGCTCTTTCTGGGGGAAGAGGCGATCCTGAGTGGCGAAGCCCACTGTCGCGCCGACATCCGCCTGCCCGGCCGTCAGGAGGAACTTCTGCGGCGGGTCTGCGAGGCGGGGCGGCGGGTGATTCTGGTGCTGATGGCCGGCAGGCCGCTGGCGCTGGAAGCGGTGGTCGAGCTGCCCGACGCGATCCTCTTCGCCTGGCATCCCGGCACTCTGGGCGGACCCGCCCTGCGCGAGCTGCTCTTCGGTGAGGCCGTGCCCTCCGGCAAACTGCCGATGACCTTTCCGCGCGTCGCGGGGCAGATCCCGATCTACTGTGCCCACACCAACACGGGACGCCCGGCGCGCCCGGACCTGTATACGCCCATGGACCAGATTCCCCGCGGGGCCGTACAGCACTCCACGGGCAACACCTCGCACTATCTGGACGCGGGGTACACTCCACTGTTTCCCTTCGGGCACGGCCTGTCCTACACCCGCTTCGACTACAGCGATCTGCGGCTCGAGCAGTCGCGGCTGAGCATGGAGCAGACGCTGCGCTTCAGCGTGACCTTGCGGAACGTGGGGGACGTGGCCGCCGAGGAGGTGGTGCAGGTCTACGTCAGGGATCTGGTCGCCTCGGTGACCCGTCCGGTGCGCGAGCTGAAGGCCTTCCGGCGGGTGGCGCTGGAGCCTGGCCAGAGCACGTCGGTCCGCTTCGAGATTCCGATTGCCGAGCTGGCCTTCGTGGGGCGGGACCACTCCTGGTGCCTGGAGCCCGGAACTCATCGTCTCTGGGTCGGCGGCTCGTCCACGGCCGAGCTTGAGGCGAGCTTCGAGATCCTGCCCTGA